CCAGTACGCCCTTTACAATTTTTTTATCGGTCTGGCTGGAGAAGACCGGCGGTTTCTCCGGAACGTGGTGACCGACCGAAAGCTGATAGAGAAATGGGCCCGCAATCTCAATTATGATCAGGTTTTGCCCATTTTGGCGGAATATGAGGGGCGCATCGTGGCCAATGCCACCCTGCACTACCAGACCTTCGGTTGGGGGCGTCATGTAGCCGAGATCCGGGTCACCGTGGCTCCCGAGTTTCAAGGCCGGAGGCTGGGTGCAGCGCTCATAGAGGAGCTCACCGCCTTAGCTTCCCAGAGTAAGGTGAAGAAACTTCTGGCCAGAATGGTGACCAGCCGGCAAGGCGTGATTACGGCCTTTAAAAAGGCCGGTTTTAGCCAGCTAACGGTATTAAAAAACTATGTCAAGGATCTCCAAAGCCAGCAGTATGCTGATATTGCCCTTCTGGTCAAGGAGTTACAACCAGCCACTCATTAAGGAGCATACGGAGGGAGGAGCCAAATGCAAGAAGTAGTGATTGCCAGCGCCGCAAGGACCGCCATCGGGGTCTTCGGGGGCACCTTGCGGGACGTACCGGCAGTGGAACTGGGTGGCATCGTCATTAAGGAAGTTTTACGTCGGGCTAAGATTCACCAGGATAAAGTGGACCTGGTTATCATGGGCAATGTCCTGCAAGCCGGTGAGGGCCAGAATCCCTCCCGGCAAGCAGCAATGCTGGCGGATATTTCTCAGTACACGCCTGCCCTTACCATCAATGCCGTGTGCGGTTCGGGGATGGAGGCAGTGATCGCCGCCACCCAAAAAATCCAGGTGGGGGCTGCGGAAATTGTGGTAGCTGGAGGCATGGAATGTATGAGCAATGCCCCCTTTGTGATGCCACAGGCAAGGTGGGGGGCCCGCATGGGTCATATGCAGGTTTTAGACACCATGATTCATGATGGGCTCTGGTGTTCCTTTGGGGACACGCATATGGGCATCACGGCGGAGAATATTGCGGAACGTTTCCATCTCGGCCGGGAAGAGCAAGACGCCTATGCCGCTCTGAGCCAGCAGAAGGCCGAGGCAGCCATCAAGAGCGGCCGGTTCAAGGATGAGATCGTGCCCGTGGAAATTCCTCAGAAAAAGGGCGACCCCGTTATCTTTGACACCGATGAATTTCCCCGTTTCGGTAGTACGGCGGAAAAGTTAGGCAAACTAAAGCCGGCCTTCGTCAAACAGGGCACCATCACCGCGGGGAACTCCTCCGGCATTAATGACGGGGCGGCGGCTCTCCTGATCATGACCGCGGAAAACGCCCTGAAGATGGGTATACGCCCTCTGGCCAAGATCGACGCCTATAGCTGCGAAGGTTGCGAACCTGAGCTCATGGGCACCGGTCCGATCTACGCCGTGCGCCGTGCTATCGACAAGGTGAGCAAGGTGGGAAAAAAGATTGAACTGGTTGAACTGAATGAAGCATTTGCCGCCCAATCTCTGGCTTGCCTCAAGGAACTCCAACTGGACCCCGAAATCGTCAATGTCAACGGGGGCGCCATCGCCCTGGGTCACCCCATCGGCAGCAGCGGCGCCAGAATCCTGGTGACCCTCTTGTACGAGATGCAGAAACGTAATGTCGAGGTTGGCCTGGCCAGCCTATGCGTGGGAGGCGGCATGGGTTACGCAATGATCGTGGAACGAGGCTGGTATTATTAAAGGGGTTGAACGGCTGCCCCGCTGGATTAATGATCGGGAGATAATTATGGACACCCTGTCGGAGATACTCATCAAATCCTATCCTCAAAGCATCTCCTTAGACGACGGCACGCCCGTTACCTTAAGGCCCCTTTTGAAGGCGGATGAGGCCGCCCTGGTGGAATACTTCCGTAGCCTGCCGCCCGAGGACCGCCTTTGTCTCAAGGATGACGTGACCGACCCCAAGGTTATCGAGAATTGGATTTATGAATTGAACTATGACAACCTGCTCCCCCTTATTGCCCTGCATAACGGCGACGTCGTGGGGGACGCCACTTTGCACTTCAGCCCCATCGGTTGGACCAGGCACCTGGGAGAGGTACGTCTGACCACGTCGACCCAGTATCGGGTGCGCGGCCTGGGAACCATTTTAATCCAGAACCTCGTCGATATCGCCACCCGGTTGGGTTTGGAGCAGTTGAGCGCGGAGATCCCCCCGGTCCTGGACAAGGCCTTTTACCTGTTTGAAAAGATGGGGTTCAAGGACGTGGCCCACCTGGCGGGTTTCGTGAAAGACTTGCAAGGCGACGAGTCCGACTTAGTTTTAATGGTTAAGAACTTAAACACGAAAAAGGAGAGTGCCTAGAAAAGGCGGCAGAGGTTTGAGCCTTGGCGGCAGGAACCGCATGCTGGGCAGTGCCAGGGGAAGAGAGGGCGGGAGCTAACGCTCCTCTTCTCCTTCATCTCTCTCCTTTTTCCCTAGCTTCCCTGGAAAGAATTGCATCCAGGACTGAAACGGAGCCAGGTTGCTCATGGTTTTCTGGGTCAAGTCGGAGACGCCCTGGCCCATCTCCAGCCAACTTTGGAACTGGGCATCCATGGCGCTTTTGTAGGCCAGATAGTTCTTAAGGGTCTGTTCCAGATAATTTTCAAAGAATTCGCTTAAGACGCTATCTCCATAGCGAATAAGGAGATAAAGGAGGGAAACGGGGAGCAGCAGGGTTTTCTTTTTGGCTTCCTCCAAAACAATCTGGGTAAGGATAAAGGCCGTGACGTCCTCCCCGGTTTTGTCGTCGCTGATCTCTATCTCCCGGCCTTGTTTCACCAGTTCGGCCACCTGGCTCAAGCTCACAAAGGCACGCTTTTCCGTATCGTACAGGCGTCGGTTGGCGTATTTTTTCAGCACTACTTTTTCAGGCATGCATTTCTCCTTGAAGAAACAGTATAGAGCAATTTTTGCAAAACGCAAAAATAATATTTCTTTAAAGGGGAGAAAAGCAAGCTACAAATATATAACCTTTCATTATAGTTAGATAAATTATAAACCACCCTTTAAATAGATATTATTTTGCAATGCAAAATAATATCTTGACAGGCACCTTGCCGACGTATATCTTAGAAGAAAATTCAGGCTGACGCAGCCGCAAGGAGAAAATAAATGATGGATCCCAAAAAGCTGGGCCAACAGATGATGGATTTTTACAAAACCACCTTTGACAATTCCTTCAACGCCCTAATGATGCTCCAAGAGCAGACGGAACGCGTGACCGGCCTGTATTGGGGCCAGATGGTCAATCTCCCCCAAGAGGCTAAAAAGGAGCTGAACGAGTGGACCAAATTCTACAACAAGAATTGCGAAGATTTCAAGAAAGTGGTGGACGACGGTTTTAAAAACCTGGAATCTTTTTCCGCTTAGTACCGGAAAAATTAGGCTGACAAAGCCGCGAGGAG
This sequence is a window from Desulfobaccales bacterium. Protein-coding genes within it:
- a CDS encoding GNAT family N-acetyltransferase; the encoded protein is MLEEYPKKITLPEGLSLTLRPMTRDDQYALYNFFIGLAGEDRRFLRNVVTDRKLIEKWARNLNYDQVLPILAEYEGRIVANATLHYQTFGWGRHVAEIRVTVAPEFQGRRLGAALIEELTALASQSKVKKLLARMVTSRQGVITAFKKAGFSQLTVLKNYVKDLQSQQYADIALLVKELQPATH
- a CDS encoding acetyl-CoA C-acetyltransferase, whose protein sequence is MQEVVIASAARTAIGVFGGTLRDVPAVELGGIVIKEVLRRAKIHQDKVDLVIMGNVLQAGEGQNPSRQAAMLADISQYTPALTINAVCGSGMEAVIAATQKIQVGAAEIVVAGGMECMSNAPFVMPQARWGARMGHMQVLDTMIHDGLWCSFGDTHMGITAENIAERFHLGREEQDAYAALSQQKAEAAIKSGRFKDEIVPVEIPQKKGDPVIFDTDEFPRFGSTAEKLGKLKPAFVKQGTITAGNSSGINDGAAALLIMTAENALKMGIRPLAKIDAYSCEGCEPELMGTGPIYAVRRAIDKVSKVGKKIELVELNEAFAAQSLACLKELQLDPEIVNVNGGAIALGHPIGSSGARILVTLLYEMQKRNVEVGLASLCVGGGMGYAMIVERGWYY
- a CDS encoding GNAT family N-acetyltransferase, which gives rise to MDTLSEILIKSYPQSISLDDGTPVTLRPLLKADEAALVEYFRSLPPEDRLCLKDDVTDPKVIENWIYELNYDNLLPLIALHNGDVVGDATLHFSPIGWTRHLGEVRLTTSTQYRVRGLGTILIQNLVDIATRLGLEQLSAEIPPVLDKAFYLFEKMGFKDVAHLAGFVKDLQGDESDLVLMVKNLNTKKESA
- a CDS encoding polyhydroxyalkanoate synthesis regulator DNA-binding domain-containing protein; this encodes MPEKVVLKKYANRRLYDTEKRAFVSLSQVAELVKQGREIEISDDKTGEDVTAFILTQIVLEEAKKKTLLLPVSLLYLLIRYGDSVLSEFFENYLEQTLKNYLAYKSAMDAQFQSWLEMGQGVSDLTQKTMSNLAPFQSWMQFFPGKLGKKERDEGEEER